A window of Pseudodesulfovibrio hydrargyri contains these coding sequences:
- a CDS encoding TetR/AcrR family transcriptional regulator, which yields MARPVVKKQDIEDAAIRLFATKGLAQTTVKDIASEAGVTEGALYRHYPGKNAMAWQLFCRELEKFSGELGRRMFEPGAPLAERLEASIRFIFEYYAQYPVQFAFILLTQHGFPEERILDVVTNPNDMVERFVAEAVNAGDIPAMDRTLGSGLLLGLVLQVMVMHRYDRIKIDATVVGEVVGAAKRVLMID from the coding sequence ATGGCTCGACCGGTAGTGAAAAAGCAGGACATTGAAGACGCGGCGATCCGCCTGTTCGCCACCAAGGGGCTGGCCCAGACCACGGTCAAGGACATCGCGTCCGAGGCCGGGGTGACCGAAGGGGCCCTGTACCGGCACTATCCGGGCAAGAACGCAATGGCCTGGCAGCTGTTCTGCCGCGAGCTCGAGAAGTTCTCGGGCGAACTGGGCAGGCGGATGTTCGAGCCGGGCGCCCCCCTGGCCGAGCGGTTGGAGGCGAGCATCCGGTTCATCTTCGAATATTACGCCCAATACCCCGTGCAGTTCGCCTTCATCCTGCTGACCCAGCACGGGTTCCCGGAGGAGCGCATCCTGGATGTGGTCACGAACCCCAACGACATGGTCGAGCGGTTTGTGGCCGAGGCGGTGAACGCGGGCGACATCCCGGCAATGGACAGGACGCTCGGCTCCGGCCTGCTTCTGGGCCTGGTCCTTCAGGTCATGGTCATGCACCGCTACGATCGGATCAAGATCGACGCGACGGTGGTCGGCGAAGTGGTCGGGGCGGCCAAGCGCGTCCTGATGATCGACTGA